Part of the Streptomyces antimycoticus genome, CGGGGCGCTCGTCGGCGAGCTCGGCGCGACCCCGCTCATCGGCTTCGCGGGCGCTCCCTTCACGCTCGCCAGCTATCTGGTCGAGGGCGGCCCCTCGCGCAACCACGAGCACACCAAGGCGCTCATGTACGGCGACCCGGCGCTGTGGGCCGCGCTGCTCGACCGGCTCGCCGACATCACCGCCGCCTTCCTCAAGGTCCAGATCGAGGCGGGCGCCTCGGCCGTCCAGCTCTTCGACTCCTGGGTGGGCGCCCTCGCCCCCGCCGACTACCGCCGCAGCGTGCTGCCCGCCTCCACGAAGGTCTTCGACGCCGTCGCCGGTTACGGGGTGCCGCGCATTCACTTCGGCGTGGGCACCGGCGAGTTGCTCGGGCTGCTCGGCGAGGCGGGCGCGGATGTCGTCGGCGTCGACTGGCGGGTGCCGTTGAACGAGGCCGCCCGGCGGGTCGGCCCCGGCAAGGCGCTCCAGGGCAATCTCGACCCCGCCGTGCTCTTCGCCCCGCGTACGGCCGTCGAGGCCAAGGCGGAGGAGGTGCTGGAGGCCGCCCAGGGGCTGGAGGGGCATATCTTCAACCTCGGCCACGGCGTGCTGCCCAGCACCGACCCGGACGCGCTGACCCGTCTCGTGGAGTATGTGCACACAAGGAGCGCATCGCGCGCACCTTCTGTGAAGGTCTGAACCAAGCGGG contains:
- the hemE gene encoding uroporphyrinogen decarboxylase, translating into MSANERPSGQQQTGRAAARATADSAFLRACRREPVPHTPVWFMRQAGRSLPEYRKLREGTAMLESCMRPDLVTEITLQPVRRHRVDAAIYFSDIVVPLKAIGIDLDIKPGVGPVVERPIRTRADLERLRPLDPDDVKYVTEAIGALVGELGATPLIGFAGAPFTLASYLVEGGPSRNHEHTKALMYGDPALWAALLDRLADITAAFLKVQIEAGASAVQLFDSWVGALAPADYRRSVLPASTKVFDAVAGYGVPRIHFGVGTGELLGLLGEAGADVVGVDWRVPLNEAARRVGPGKALQGNLDPAVLFAPRTAVEAKAEEVLEAAQGLEGHIFNLGHGVLPSTDPDALTRLVEYVHTRSASRAPSVKV